CGAGGACATTCTCTCCAAGAAGGACCTTAAAGTCTCCGAGCCCCACGCCGATATCAGCCTGTACCGCTCCAGTGTGCAGGGTGGCTTGGGTGAAACTGATATGCTCAAGCTGCTGGACACCTACCGGAAGCAGATTGATATCTCCGGTAAGACTTACATCGGAACCGGCTACTACCCCACTATTGTGCCCCCCGTCATCCAGCGCAATGTTCTCGAGAACCCTGCCTGGTACACCAGCTATACACCCTACCAGCCCGAGATCAGCCAGGGCCGTCTGGAGTCTTTGCTGAACTTTCAGACCCTGACAGCTGATCTGACTGGTCTGCCTTTCGCCAATGCCTCGGTTCTGGACGAGGCtaccgccgccgccgaggCCATGACCATGTCATTCGCCACTATGCCCACTTCCAAGCAGAAGAAGGCCGATAAGTCCTTCGTTGTGTCACACCTCTGCCACCCCCAGACTATTGCGGTGATGCGGTCCCGCGCCGAGGGATTCGGAATCAACCTCGTGATCGGAGATATTTTGGCTGATGACTTCAAGATTGTGAAGGACCAGAAAGATCACCTGATCGGGGTCCTTGCCCAGTACCCCGATACCGAGGGAGGTATCTACGACTTCCAGGCTCTGAGTGACTCGATCCACGGCCAGGGTGGTACATTCAGCGTGGCCACTGACCTGCTGGCCTTGACCGTTTTGAAGGCACCCGGCGAGTTTGGCGCTGATATTGCCTTTGGAAGTGCCCAGCGTCTGGGTGTTCCGATGGGCTTCGGCGGTCCCCACGCTGCATTCTTCGCTTGTGCAGACAAGTATAAGCGCAAGGTCCCTGGTCGTGTCGTTGGTGTGTCCAAGGACCGCCTCGGAAACCGGGCTCTGCGTCTGGCTCTGCAGACTCGCGAGCAACACATTCGCCGCGAGAAGGCTACCAGCAACATTTGCACTGCTCAGGCTCTGCTTGCCAACATGACTGCCATGTATGCTATCTACCACGGCCCTGTTGGCCTCAAGTCAATTGCTCAGCGTATCATGTCCATGACTTCACTACTGCGCGAGAAGCTTGTCAGCATGGGCTATGATGTCCCAGTCCGCTCGAACAGCATTGACGGTGGCGTTTTGTTTGATACTCTGGCTATTGAACTGTCAAGTGCCGCGGAGGCTGATGCCATCATGGCCGAGGCTCGCGCTGCCTCTGTTTTCCTCCGCCGTCTTGGCGGAAACAAGGTGGGTCTCTCCCTGGACGAGACTGTTGGCCGGGATGAGGTGAAGGGCATTCTAAATGTGTTTGCCGCTCACAAGTCTGTCTCTCTTGTCGAGGTTGATGGCACTCTTGGGCTCACTACTGTCCCCGCCAGCCTGGAGCGTACCTCCTCTTACCTGACTCACCCTGTCTTTAACACTTACCACTCCGAAACTGAGATGCTCCGGTACATCCACCACCTTGAATCAAAGGATCTGTCCCTGGCTCACTCTATGATTCCCCTCGGATCTTGCACCATGAAGCTCAACGCTACCACGGAAATGATCCCTATTTCCTGGCCGGAGTTCTCCCAGATTCACCCCTTTATGCCTGCCGAGAATGCTAAGGGCTACACAAAGATGATTGACGATCTGGAGCAGCAGCTGGCCGATATCACTGGCATGGCAGAGGTTACTGTGCAGCCCAACTCGGGTGCCCAGGGTGAGTTCGCCGGCCTTCGTGTCATCAAGAAGTACTTTGAGGCGAAGGGTGATGCCAAGCGCAACCTGTGCTTGATCCCTGTCTCTGCTCACGGTACCAATCCGGCTAGTGCTGCCATGGCTGGTATGCGTGTTGTGACTGTTAAGTGTGACACCAAGACGGGTAATCTCGACCTGGAGGACCTCAAGGCCAAGTGCGAAAAGCACAAGGACGAGTTGGCCGCGTTCATGATTACCTACCCCAGCACATTCGGTGTGTTTGAGCCCGGTGCCAAGGAAGCCTGCCGCCTGGTGCACCAGCACGGTGGCCAGGTCTACATGGACGGTGCTAACATGAACGCCCAAATCGGTCTCTGCTCTCCGGGCGAGATTGGTGCCGACGTGTGCCACCTGAACCTCCACAAGACCTTCTGTATCCCCCACGGTGGCGGTGGTCCCGGTGTCGGACCCATTGGTGTCGGCGAACACCTGCGtcccttcttgccctcgcaTCCTACCAGTGAATACCTGCAGTCGAAGCGTGGCGATACCTCCTCCCCTCCCATCTCCGCTGCTCCCTGGGGCAGTGCTAGTATCTTGCCTATCACCTTTAACTATATCAACATGATGGGCGACCGCGGTCTGACCCACGCTACCAAAATCACTCTTCTCAACGCAAACTACATCCTCTCCCGTTTGAAGCCCTACTACTCGATCCTGTACACCAACGACCACGGCCGCTGCGCACACGAGTTCATCATTGACTTGCGCTCCTTCAAGGAAACCTGCGGTGTCGAGGCCATCGATGTCGCCAAGCGTCTTCAGGACTACGGCTTCCACGCCCCGACCATGTCCTGGCCCGTCTCCAACACTCTCATGATCGAGCCCACCGAGTCTGAGAACAAGGCCGAGCTCGACCGCTTCTGCGATGCCTTGATCTCCATCCGCCAGGAGATCAGCGAGGTCGAGTCAGGTGCCCAGCCTCGCGAGGGTAATGTGCTGAAGATGTCCCCTCACACGCAGCGCGACCTGCTTGTCTCTGAGTGGGATCGTCCTTACACTCGCGAGCAGGCTGCTTACCCGTTGCCTTTGCTTTTGGAAAAGAAATTTTGGCCTACCGTGACTCGTGTCGATGACGCCTTTGGTGATCAGAACTTGTTCTGCACTTGCGGGCCTGTTGAGGATAGCGAATAGAGACAGATCTATCGAGATCTATGATACCCATGCTGCGCTGATTGCTTTTTGTTATTTTCTTTGGGGGCTCAGTCTTCTAGTGCCCGCCTCTTCTCTCTGTATACATTCAACATTTCCTATTTTTGATGACGGTGGAAAAAGACTATCTGCAGACTACGTCCTTACGCGGGCGAGATTGATTCAACATGATCATCCAGTATTCATGGATACCAAGCATAATACAATTCAAAGAATCAAGAGTTTTCTAGACGTTCAAGTCTTTTCCAGTTCGAGACTACATCTAAAAAGTGAAATAGCAAGAACTAACAATCGAAATCGACACTGGCTTCTTGTGTATATACTGGACTGT
The nucleotide sequence above comes from Penicillium digitatum chromosome 1, complete sequence. Encoded proteins:
- a CDS encoding Glycine dehydrogenase yields the protein MAASLFALRGGRQLALRSRVRVPTIARASFSPLNTRRALNTSQPVTRRGVYTSSVSDHGDPHPQDIFQPLDTFPRRHIGPSPDAAAEMLAMLDPPVASLDDFVKQVLPEDILSKKDLKVSEPHADISLYRSSVQGGLGETDMLKLLDTYRKQIDISGKTYIGTGYYPTIVPPVIQRNVLENPAWYTSYTPYQPEISQGRLESLLNFQTLTADLTGLPFANASVLDEATAAAEAMTMSFATMPTSKQKKADKSFVVSHLCHPQTIAVMRSRAEGFGINLVIGDILADDFKIVKDQKDHLIGVLAQYPDTEGGIYDFQALSDSIHGQGGTFSVATDLLALTVLKAPGEFGADIAFGSAQRLGVPMGFGGPHAAFFACADKYKRKVPGRVVGVSKDRLGNRALRLALQTREQHIRREKATSNICTAQALLANMTAMYAIYHGPVGLKSIAQRIMSMTSLLREKLVSMGYDVPVRSNSIDGGVLFDTLAIELSSAAEADAIMAEARAASVFLRRLGGNKVGLSLDETVGRDEVKGILNVFAAHKSVSLVEVDGTLGLTTVPASLERTSSYLTHPVFNTYHSETEMLRYIHHLESKDLSLAHSMIPLGSCTMKLNATTEMIPISWPEFSQIHPFMPAENAKGYTKMIDDLEQQLADITGMAEVTVQPNSGAQGEFAGLRVIKKYFEAKGDAKRNLCLIPVSAHGTNPASAAMAGMRVVTVKCDTKTGNLDLEDLKAKCEKHKDELAAFMITYPSTFGVFEPGAKEACRLVHQHGGQVYMDGANMNAQIGLCSPGEIGADVCHLNLHKTFCIPHGGGGPGVGPIGVGEHLRPFLPSHPTSEYLQSKRGDTSSPPISAAPWGSASILPITFNYINMMGDRGLTHATKITLLNANYILSRLKPYYSILYTNDHGRCAHEFIIDLRSFKETCGVEAIDVAKRLQDYGFHAPTMSWPVSNTLMIEPTESENKAELDRFCDALISIRQEISEVESGAQPREGNVLKMSPHTQRDLLVSEWDRPYTREQAAYPLPLLLEKKFWPTVTRVDDAFGDQNLFCTCGPVEDSE